In Treponema rectale, a single genomic region encodes these proteins:
- a CDS encoding MBL fold metallo-hydrolase, producing the protein MKLTFLGTGTSHGVPVIGCTCSVCRSDDERDKRYRCSAYLEDGDSAFLIDVGPEFRVQALRAGISKVSAVFVTHSHADHLNGLDDLRVFSHTRAVDPSFPQKNNETHGSGLRIYADSNCIRDTKNRFDYIFTPVKEGGGKPKINLVDVAPYGKDNPIREGQLEIIPVPLMHGSLRVTGYLFIKKISGVKKSIAYLTDCSCIPQSSIDLIKSCCGTPDHLVIDALRREPHSTHFNFEQALGCAQVLNPVHTWFIHMTHNMSHVQVERYVSSRLEDYPVLKERVRTGGSVGPAYDTLFIEC; encoded by the coding sequence ATGAAACTTACTTTTTTAGGAACAGGAACCAGTCATGGCGTTCCTGTTATAGGCTGTACCTGCAGTGTATGCCGTTCTGATGATGAGAGGGATAAAAGATACCGCTGCAGTGCCTATCTTGAAGACGGAGATTCCGCTTTTTTAATAGATGTTGGTCCTGAATTCAGGGTTCAGGCTTTAAGGGCTGGTATTTCTAAAGTAAGTGCAGTTTTTGTAACTCATTCCCATGCTGATCATCTTAACGGTCTGGATGATTTAAGGGTTTTCAGTCACACAAGGGCTGTAGATCCGTCTTTTCCCCAGAAAAACAATGAAACTCACGGCAGCGGTTTGCGGATTTATGCAGACTCAAACTGCATCCGTGATACGAAAAACAGATTTGACTATATTTTTACTCCCGTAAAGGAAGGTGGCGGTAAGCCTAAAATTAATCTCGTGGATGTTGCACCTTACGGAAAGGACAATCCGATCAGGGAAGGGCAGCTTGAGATAATCCCCGTACCCCTGATGCACGGAAGTCTTCGGGTAACAGGCTATCTTTTTATAAAAAAAATTTCCGGCGTTAAAAAAAGCATTGCGTATCTTACGGACTGCAGCTGTATTCCCCAGTCCTCCATTGATTTGATAAAGTCCTGCTGCGGCACTCCGGACCATCTTGTGATTGATGCCCTCCGCAGGGAACCTCATTCTACTCATTTTAACTTCGAACAGGCTCTCGGCTGTGCTCAGGTTTTAAATCCCGTGCATACCTGGTTTATTCACATGACCCACAATATGAGTCACGTTCAGGTGGAGCGCTATGTTTCTTCCCGGCTGGAAGATTATCCTGTGCTGAAGGAGAGGGTGCGTACCGGCGGAAGTGTAGGGCCTGCCTATGATACTCTTTTTATTGAATGTTGA
- the rpmB gene encoding 50S ribosomal protein L28 gives MSRTCDICGKHPIHGNKVSKSYNHTRRQWKPNLVKVKTVIGGTSMTLKICTQCLKSDFITKKVSVPKPAAEAK, from the coding sequence ATGTCAAGAACATGTGATATTTGCGGAAAGCACCCGATTCACGGAAACAAAGTAAGTAAGTCATACAACCACACACGCCGCCAGTGGAAGCCTAATCTTGTAAAAGTAAAGACTGTTATCGGCGGAACAAGTATGACACTCAAGATCTGCACACAGTGCCTTAAGAGTGACTTCATCACAAAGAAAGTTTCAGTTCCAAAGCCAGCTGCAGAAGCAAAATAA
- the uvrB gene encoding excinuclease ABC subunit UvrB, which yields MRRFKVHSPYEPSGDQPEAIRKLAEGFLRGDKYQTLKGVTGSGKTFTMAKIIEAVQRPTLIISHNKTLSAQLYREFKTFFPENAVEYFVSYYDYYQPEAYVPARDLYIEKDAAINKEIDSLRLAATYALMERRDVIIVATVSCIYGLGMPDLYKEMRTHISRGEELDVHKLAQKLISVQYQRNDAVLERGNFRIKGDTIEVFPPYMETDQAYRIEVDFDEVSRIRRFDVLNGTAVEELDELYLYPAKHFVVPEIMLQQATERINAELEQRLEELRAQGKMLEAERLKTRTTYDIEMMKEMGYCSGIENYSAPIANRKHGDPPATLLHYFPDDFLCLIDEAHVTVPQIGAMYEGDRSRKQNLIDFGFRLPSALDNRPLKADEFTAKMNQVIYVTATPRKEEIKQSTQIVEQLIRPTGLLDPIVEVRPSEGQMQDIFAEVTARIKKGERSLLLTLTKKMAEDLTDYLTELGIKCKYIHSEIDTFERVEILKSLRTGEIDVLIGINLLREGIDLPEVSFIALLDADKIGFLRSTTSLIQIIGRAARNAEGMVVMYADRMSDAMKEAIDETKRRRSIQEAYNKEHGITPKTIKKAVEDILVHEKTDAEETAQVNLAVLKKSANLFVPAQRKKLLTALRKEMEDCAERLDYEQAAVIRDQILEIEKTYGK from the coding sequence ATGCGCAGATTTAAAGTTCACTCACCTTATGAACCTTCAGGAGACCAGCCGGAAGCTATCCGAAAACTGGCAGAGGGATTTCTAAGGGGAGACAAATACCAGACACTGAAAGGCGTAACGGGCTCCGGAAAAACATTCACCATGGCTAAAATAATCGAAGCGGTACAGCGTCCTACCCTTATAATAAGCCACAATAAAACCTTAAGCGCACAGCTTTACCGGGAATTCAAGACATTCTTTCCGGAAAATGCAGTCGAATACTTTGTAAGTTACTATGACTATTACCAGCCGGAAGCTTATGTTCCTGCAAGAGACCTTTACATTGAAAAAGACGCAGCTATAAACAAAGAAATAGACAGCCTCCGTCTTGCGGCAACCTATGCCCTTATGGAAAGACGGGACGTAATAATCGTTGCAACAGTCAGCTGCATATACGGCCTGGGAATGCCGGATTTATACAAAGAAATGCGTACCCACATAAGCAGGGGTGAAGAACTGGACGTCCACAAACTGGCACAAAAGCTCATAAGCGTTCAATATCAGAGGAATGACGCCGTTCTTGAAAGGGGAAATTTCCGCATAAAGGGAGACACGATAGAAGTTTTTCCGCCATACATGGAAACAGACCAGGCTTACAGAATTGAAGTTGACTTTGATGAAGTTTCAAGGATCAGAAGATTTGACGTACTGAACGGCACGGCTGTTGAAGAACTGGATGAACTTTACCTGTATCCTGCAAAACACTTTGTCGTTCCTGAAATCATGCTGCAGCAGGCTACAGAAAGAATAAACGCAGAACTTGAACAGAGACTTGAAGAGCTGAGGGCCCAGGGAAAAATGCTTGAAGCCGAGCGTCTAAAAACCCGTACAACCTACGACATAGAAATGATGAAGGAAATGGGCTACTGTTCCGGAATTGAAAACTATTCAGCACCAATTGCAAACAGAAAGCACGGAGATCCGCCTGCTACCCTGCTGCACTATTTTCCTGATGATTTTCTGTGCCTAATAGACGAAGCCCACGTAACGGTTCCTCAGATAGGTGCAATGTACGAAGGAGACAGAAGCCGCAAACAGAATCTTATTGACTTTGGATTCAGGCTGCCAAGTGCACTGGATAACAGACCTCTTAAAGCGGACGAATTTACAGCAAAGATGAACCAGGTCATCTATGTAACGGCAACGCCCCGTAAGGAAGAAATAAAACAGTCTACTCAGATAGTAGAACAGTTAATCCGCCCTACAGGACTTCTGGACCCGATAGTTGAAGTCAGGCCAAGCGAAGGTCAGATGCAGGATATTTTTGCGGAAGTTACGGCAAGAATTAAAAAAGGTGAACGTTCCCTGCTGCTTACCCTTACAAAAAAAATGGCGGAAGATCTTACTGACTACCTTACGGAACTGGGAATAAAATGCAAATACATTCACTCAGAAATCGACACCTTTGAGAGAGTTGAAATCCTCAAGTCCCTGAGAACCGGAGAAATTGACGTTCTAATCGGCATCAACCTGCTGAGGGAAGGAATAGACCTGCCGGAAGTAAGCTTTATAGCACTTCTTGATGCAGATAAAATCGGTTTTTTGAGAAGCACTACGTCACTGATTCAGATAATAGGACGGGCTGCACGCAACGCAGAAGGAATGGTCGTGATGTATGCAGACCGAATGAGTGACGCAATGAAAGAAGCCATTGACGAAACAAAACGCCGCCGTTCAATTCAGGAAGCTTACAATAAAGAGCATGGAATAACTCCGAAAACCATAAAAAAGGCAGTTGAAGACATTCTTGTACATGAGAAGACAGACGCAGAAGAAACGGCCCAGGTAAATCTTGCAGTTCTGAAGAAAAGTGCAAATCTTTTTGTTCCGGCCCAGAGAAAAAAACTGCTTACCGCCCTCCGGAAAGAAATGGAAGACTGTGCAGAACGGCTTGATTATGAACAGGCGGCCGTCATTCGTGACCAGATCCTTGAGATCGAAAAAACATACGGAAAATAA
- a CDS encoding omptin family outer membrane protease — translation MNRTSEKYFTKLLLFFLTANLFAAEFSLSIGPRYSFRNSTTEEILYFSGTFNTDKNKVCSLLEWNEKAVMSAGIGTQGQLRTDSGNCFIFSADFDFTFPYNSSWMSDSDWTSSGVKFNYSKFDCTLDSPFSGGGIKNFSAETYFAYKVKLPWSAEIQPRFGFRYSSVHYKARNGYGWYGSSKWTTDGYTYPWNSPWSHYFPDGKYHLAGINYYVRKTAVFTGLELSKKLKSSFSVFAGADLYPFTFVLAADRHLGSRDYYETCDYIYNVCRSYDFYAGIKTELSSRITLNLNLAYYVFETTRGKQLLEFDEGGTERSGQDGGFSNKTWCFTSSLSYRF, via the coding sequence ATGAATCGTACTTCAGAAAAATACTTTACTAAGCTGCTGCTGTTTTTTTTAACCGCAAATCTTTTTGCAGCAGAATTTTCCCTGAGTATTGGCCCGAGGTATTCATTCAGAAATTCAACTACAGAAGAAATCCTTTATTTTTCCGGAACTTTTAATACTGATAAAAACAAAGTGTGCAGTCTCCTTGAATGGAACGAAAAGGCAGTAATGTCTGCAGGCATAGGAACTCAGGGGCAGCTCAGGACTGATTCCGGAAACTGTTTTATTTTTTCCGCCGACTTTGACTTTACGTTTCCCTATAATTCTTCCTGGATGAGTGATTCTGACTGGACTTCTTCCGGGGTCAAGTTTAATTATTCAAAATTTGACTGTACTCTTGATTCTCCTTTTTCCGGAGGAGGAATAAAAAACTTTTCGGCAGAAACGTACTTTGCATATAAGGTAAAGCTTCCCTGGTCAGCAGAAATTCAGCCGAGGTTTGGTTTCCGTTATTCTTCAGTGCATTATAAGGCAAGAAACGGTTACGGCTGGTATGGTTCTTCAAAGTGGACTACGGACGGATATACCTATCCCTGGAATTCCCCCTGGTCTCATTATTTTCCGGATGGAAAGTATCATCTTGCAGGAATAAATTATTATGTTCGTAAAACCGCCGTGTTTACGGGGCTGGAGCTTTCTAAAAAACTCAAGTCCTCTTTTTCAGTCTTTGCCGGAGCTGACCTTTATCCCTTTACCTTTGTTCTTGCCGCAGACAGGCATCTTGGCTCAAGAGATTATTATGAAACCTGTGATTATATTTACAATGTATGTCGTTCCTATGATTTTTATGCAGGAATAAAGACTGAATTATCTTCCAGAATTACCCTGAACCTTAACCTTGCATATTACGTTTTTGAAACTACCCGCGGAAAACAGCTTCTTGAATTTGATGAAGGCGGAACTGAAAGATCAGGACAGGACGGCGGCTTTTCAAATAAAACCTGGTGTTTTACTTCTTCCTTAAGTTACAGATTTTAA